From Pseudomonas sp. G2-4:
AGGAAGCCGCTCAACGCGCCCCATAAAGATTGGCTAAGGAGTCCGCCCAGTAACGCCGGCGCTAGCAGGCCAAGAAAGACCCACGTGTAGTAATGACGCGCCGTTTTGGCGATGAGTGGATCTCGAATCAAATCTGGCGAGTAATAGGCAACGTTGGGGTAATCGTGCTCCTTCATCCACATGAAGTGTGAGTGCGCCAGCCCCTTGATGAGGCCTGCTAATCCGGAGCCATGCAGATTGGGTGAGTGCGGGTCGCCTGGTTGATCACTCAACTCGTGGTGACGCCTATGCATGGCCACCCATGACAGTAGGGCCCCCTGCCCGGCCATGGAACCCAGTATCGTTAAGACAACACCAACTGTTGGCTTGGCCTTAAACGAGCGGTGAGTAAAGTATCGATGATAGCCCACGCTGACGCCGATCCCAGTCAGTGCCCAAAAGGCAATGAACAAACCAATATCTAAAGCGCTCACAGGGATGTAAAATGCCAACAAGCCCGCAAGAACAACGCCAAACATAGGAAGAATATCAAACAGCAGGAAATGTTTACGCTGAAGTCGATGAAAGTACGGACTACTTATCGCTTTGCGTTTCAGATCTTTACGTCCGGCTTTATCTTGGGAAAATTGATCTACTTCGGGTGAGCGCGCAGCACTGTCCATCGTCAATCACTCCGTGACATATCGTTAAGTTCGCTAAACTTGGCGCTTATTATTGTGTTGGATAATAATCGCAGTCCTCGCGTCAGCTAACTACAAGAAAAGAAGCGCTGGCTCGGACCACTCGCTCATCTCCAGCGCTAATATAACTGTTAGCAAAAACCAATCGGCTTCCGGTTTTTTGAATATCCACCACGGCTTCCAACCAATCGCCTATCTTGGCGGAACCGGCAAAATCAGTTGTGAGTGTAGTCGTCACGAGTTTGAGAGGTGGGTCTTTCGAGAAAGCTGCGCTGTAACCTAGGGCGACATCGGCCAGCGCCATGAATAGGCCTCCGTGGGCGAGTCCACGCGCATTGGCGTGTTTCTCCTGTACTCGAATGCCAATCGTAAAACCTTCAGTATTTTCCCGATAATAGAAGGGACCTAGAAGATCCAGAAAAGGGCTGCTTCTAAATAACGGCTTGAAATCCTGCGGAACTTCCATTTTGCGCTCCTTTTTTATTTTAATAAAAACATAGAACTCCGTAGTTTAATGAAATCATTAACTCACGAAAGCGCTTCAGCTAAAAACTTCTTAATTTTTGTATTGACTATTTCGGCGTGGGTCATATTGACCGAATGCGCGGCACCATCAATCTCCATAAATTGGCAATAAGTAATTCCTGCCTCTAGCTGCCTGACCTGCTCAATACTGATCGCACCGTCTTCATTGCCCCATATGACGAGTGCCGGCATCTGCAACTTGCTCAACGCAGGAGCAAGATCATCGCGATCTGCCAATGCGTTAAAATTTAAACATAACGTGCTGTTATCAATCGTTTGCCATTTTTTGATCCAAGGTTCAGCCAGTTTTTTATCCGTACCCAAGATAAGTACCGACACACTTTGTGCAATTTCATCAGTCAAGGAGTTTTCAAGCCATGCACTAAGAAGCTGTGAATATACAACTTTCTGGTTTTCTTCTTCCACGCCCGCGTGTGTAGCGATCAAAACCAATGCTTGAACCTTTTCGGGGTAACGCAGTGCGGCCCGCAGACTAACGTAGCCACCTTGCGAAATACCCAATAAAACGGCCTTATCTATATTGAGGTGGACCAGCAGAGCAGAGAGGTCGTCTGCACTATCCCAGAGGCTGAAAGGCTCAGTGACGGAGGCATCCTGTCCATGCCCTCGTTGGTCCCACGTGATGATTCGATAGTGCTTACGTAATACGCAAACCTGAGCATCGAACATGCTTTGGTCCATGAATAGACCATGGGAAAGTACTATCGCTACATCGCCATCAAGAGTGTCTGTAAAGCTAATCGGCCTTCCGTTAATCAGTGCAACGGTCATTTTATCTTCCTTGATATTAGGCAATGGCAATGAAAGTAGCTTAGGAATCGTCATTGTCAAATTTGTTGGCTATCCTCAATCGTCACGAGTCGAGGAGCCCGAATTTCAGGCAAAATCGCCCCGAGTTCCGTAGGCATGCACTTCGTCTGATTCTGGCCAATTCAATTCTTGCCTGCGGCCACCGGCAGCTATGGGTCCAGGCTGTGTGAAAACGCACTAAATACGTCGCAAACTGAAAGTCGCGATGGTGCCAGTGGAATCAGCGGACGGAAGCGCGAATTTCCTTGATCAGTTGCATAGGCGTTCGTATTGCCGTTTGGGCCGCGTCAGCGACCCAAACAGTCGCTCACGAACGGCCAAGCGGCTTGGTTTACGCCCTGATCGCCTCAAGCAGTCCTGCGATGCCGAAGATGCTCATCATTCGTTTGAGGTTGTAGGCGAGCACATGAAGGCTCATCTCAGTGCTCACCCTCGGCAGGGATTTGGTCAGGAAGTGGGTACTTCCCATCCAGTACTTGAGCGTTCCGAAAGGATGTTCAACAGTCTGGCGGCGAACCTTCATCTTCCCCGGGTCATGTTCTAGCCGAACCCTATGAGTTTCCATGGATGACGGCCATCGAGTGCACCTGAGCCACTGATTTGCCATCGCCGGCCAAAGCTACCAAATCGGTAGTATTTCGACCAGCAGCAAATTGCACCATGAGGTCACTGATTTACTAGATGACCTCATGACCACCAGTACGCTATGCATACGGCTCAAACACGCACGACTAAGTGCTGGGCTATCTCAAGAAGAGTTGGGGATACGAATCGGCCTTGAGCCTGCTTCGGCGAGCGCGCGTATGAATCGCTATGAGCTTGGCAAACGCGTTCCTGCCCCTGAGTTGATAGAACGAGTCGCAGTCGAGCTGGACCTCCCCGCCGCGTACTTCTACGCCTACCATCATGATGAAGCGGAACTGCTTGAGCGCTACTTTCGGCTTAGCGAGTCTGGAAAGGAGCGGTTGATGGCTTATCTCAATAAACTTGAATAATCCCTACCTCAATCACTTTCCGAAAAAATCCAGCAGGGGGCGCTCAAGACTGCATACCTACGTGCTAGTTGAGAGGTCCATCGAGGGATGGCTGCGGACAGCTGTAACGTCTTCGATGCAGTATCACTGCCCCCAATGCGGCTAAAGCCGAGACAGTAATTGCGGAGAAACCAACGTTAAGCGGGCTGAATGGACAATACGTAAGTGAAATACATTCGCCACACCGCCAACGATCCCCAAACGCTCCATAGCAAAATCAGCTCGCCCATCTGTAAGGCAGCTTGAAATGACTTTCCTTCAGCCCTATGTTGCTTCCAGTCACTCGACAGCTAGGGCACACCATGACAACAACTTTTCTCGTTCGCACTCAGTATGACGGAAGGGAATACAGGTCTGTAGAGGAGATTTCCTACTACGACGAAAATGGAGATGAGCAAATAGATCTGAGGGTTACGGCTCTTTGTATTGATATCACCACATGCGCCGACCAAGGCGATGACACATGGACATTCATCAGACGGCAAGTCGAAGATCGGCTAGATAAAGAAGGTATACCTTACAAGGATATAGAGTTCGAGGATCAACCTTGATTGGTGCTGATGATCGCACCTTCTCGTTAGCTAGTTGCAGCTCCCACAGTAGGCCAATCGTCCATTTCCGCCGGTGGTATCGCGGGGCGATGATGAACTGGCTAGTAACGCTGCCCTCTTTTTCGAAGCAGACCGGCTGGAGACGTATGCCTACAGCCTACTTGAGGGCGATTCGACGAGAGCCGCTTCCTAGGAGTGTTTTCTGAAGCTAAAGCTCTGGCCGAAGCTAAACGTACGGAAGCGCAGCAGGATCTGCTGCGCTTCCACGGACAGCTTATTAACTCTTCTTTATCCTGAACAGTCGCATGATGCGGTGGTAGAGCTAACCGGCCAGTATCGTGAAAATTCCGTCGCCAAGACCTCTATATAATCGCTCTATAATTCCCTATAAATCCCGCTCGCGGTAATAACCCGTTGCTTGCCTAACCACCTAATCGTCCTGAACGTTCGAACATAGAATCGAGGATCAGGCAGCCACCGCATCTATTTAGGTCGATTTCGGACAAGCAAAAAGGCCCCTCAGGGCCTTCGATTGCTCTCACGTTCTTTACTTCTTGAGCCACGACTCGACGGTCGCAGATCCATGCTCAGATTTCCACTGCTTCAAAATTTTGTGGTTGCCACCTTTTGTTTCAACGCGCTCACCCGTTTTAGGATGTTCATAAATTTTCACCTCTCGCGCTCGTCGAGACCCAGCTTTCGGCGCGTCAGTAGCGGGCCCAGAACCGCGACGTCCGCTTTTTGGGTCCAAAGGTTAACGACGTCTTTGAGACTGAAGCCATACTTCGCAAGCAAGTCACGAAGCTTGGTCTCGAATTCAATCTCCTTTTTCAACCCTGCATCACCCTTCAGTGCTTCAAGCGCTTGAAGTTGTTCCGCCAGGTGTTTTTCTAATTGACGATATTCTGCAAGCTTGGACATTTATCGCTCCTAACGCCGAATTGTAATGATAGGTCACGTTTCTTTCGCACAACGATTTACGGTGTTTCAGGCAGATGATCTGTAATCCTCAGATCCCTCTAAGCCATTCATCATCGCCACTACTTAAATGACTGTAACTCGACGGGAAAATTCCAATTCGTATTCTTGCGCGATCAGACAGTTTTCGGGTTTCTGCCAAAGCCTTTTTAATCTAGCACCCGGCCCTAACCAGGTACAGGGTAGCAGCATTGAAGCTCTTTCATGGGTGATTACAGAGGACGCGAAAAAACTCTCATACCGATTCAATTTTTATCAGTTCGAAGTACTTGAATTTGCGTTTCTTCGCTTCTGCCTTCGCTTCTTGCTCAGCAACGATGCGGCTCAGAGTGCTTGCCTCATAGACGAGCATCTCAGCTTTGCCCTCAAATTCCGACGTGACGCGCAACGTAACTTTTAACTTTGGCGAGCGGGAATTCGAAGCACGTCGTGCTTTCGAAACGTGCTGCTGATCTGACGTAATACGTGGTTTGTCTTCTACTGAGGCTAAATCTTTGGCCTCCGTGCCGAAAAGCGCCTGGCGCATTTCTTGTTCGGTCAGATTGTCTTTCATATAGAGGTCTCGTGTGACTTTGCAGGTAGACCAGTACTAATTGGTGGAATATCGTCGCTGCCAGTCGGGCTGCAAGAGGAGCGCCCGCCAACGGACTTCGCTCGTCGCATTCTATACGAATCGCCTAGTTGATTGAGTGATACCTCGGGGGGCGAAGCGTCGAAGCGTCAAGAGGCTAAGCATGACGGGTAGACAAAGCTAAGCGGGTGCTTTCTGTTCCGGGTGCGGAATGGCGAGACACACTGCCGAACCAACTCGAAAGCTTTCCTGTTTTAGCGCTACTGCTATTCCATGCCTTCTGAACTGCTCCAGAATTTGCCGAGCAATGTTGTCGCAATAATGGATCATGAGATTCCCAATCGTATCTCTCTTATCTGCCGAGGCGTAGATGAGGGCAGCATGGCTGGGTAGTAGATGGTCGCGATAGTAGGGAAGCTCGCGAGCATTGATCGCAGGATGCGCCCTCAAATCATGATCTACGACGACACCTAGGCGGCTTGAACGTAGGTGGGGGGTGTCCATGTGCCGAGTCAAAGCCAAGTGCCAGCCCAATGGTTCGTGCGAAGCAACAAAGTCCGGGTCTAGGATCAGATAAGTAACCAGCGGTTGGAAGATCGATTTCTCGTGTAGGGATTGCAACGGCTCAGCGATAACACTGACAGTAGCTGCGCTCACTACGTACCCATCGAATCGCGTCGGTCCTTGATCATTCGCGATTGTGTTCGTGTCCACCGCTGCGAGGTAGTCGAAGCGAGTCTGCAATTCTTGCGTATACGTTCCGTGCAAGCTGAAGTCATTAGTAGGAGTTGAGAGAATAATCTTGTCACCCTTGGTCTTAGGGTGCGACAGCTTGCGGTGAATGGAGTCGGGGTCAATCTCGGCTATGGTCACGCCGCCTTTTGGATCAAACTTCACTGTGAGCTGCGACACAATGTCGGTTGTGTGTCCATACACATAGTCGTCACGGGGTATCTCGGGGACACCTTTTCGTTTCTTCGACATGTGCTCGCTTCCTTTATGATTGTGTTGTGTCATTGCGCGGCTGCGACGATGGGAACCCCCGAACATTTATGACATACATGCAACCGTTCTTAAGAACAGCTGAAAATAAAGAGATGGGATTAGGCCGCCGCTGCCCTTATTCGGTCTAGCCCCGTTTTTACCCTTTTCCCAACTACCTCCGGGACGCGCTTCACGTTGGACGTTGGACGTTGGACGTTGGACGTTGGACGAAGACTACGACCGCCGTAGCCGCATTATGGCGTCCGTAATGCCTTTGGCATTCGTATCCAATGTGTTCAGGGCAGCAATCGCGTTAACGGCGACATCCCCCACCCCATTCTTGGCAAGCCACCCAGTCACTTCTTCAATGGCCGCAGCAAGAGCATGCTGGTTGTGCAGTAGCAGGGTGAGAGCGTCAGCTATGTGTATGTTGGCTTCAAAATTATCTGGCATAAATTTCCTCCTTGGATGTGCTGTGCGAGAAAGGCTAGTTGAATTCCCCCTTAGTTCAAGACACTGCCCGGCCCCGTTGATATGTCGCTGCTGCGTTGGCTTGAGCACCCATTTGCACAGAACTTGATCCGTTTCCTTATTGCGCGATGCCACACTCAATCCCCTTTTTTCGCCTCCCATGTGGCAAGCAGGAAAAGCGCAGTCGAACCCGCCAGATTCACTGCCAGCTCTGCATGACGGGGGGCGGCCTTCACCCCGCCCTTTCCTTTGCCATGGGCATCGCTCAAACGATTCCGAAGCGCCCCTAAGCCCTCGATAACGGCTGTGCACCCTCCAAGGATTTGCTTGAACACAACCTCTTCATGTTGAGCCTTCGTCAGGTTTAGAAGAGTAGCTGTTTGCTTGTAGAGCTTGTTCAAGTCAGGAGTCGTCTCATGGCCGCTCGTTCCGGCTTCGTCAAGAATGTGTTTGCATACCGATTCCAGGAGACTACGAGCCATGGTGATAGCTCCCTCGGGATCAGTTGAGCGCCTTTCAAGCGCTTTTGTCCAAGCGATCCGAACGTGCTCAGCGTCAATGCGGTCCAGCGCCTCTGAGACTGCGATATCAGAGGGGTGGCCCTCATTTGATTCAGCGAAGTCAACGAGTGCCCTGAACTCATCCCAAATGAATTTTCTACGCTCGGCATACTTTTCAAATTTCGGCTGGATGAACCCCCAAAATTGGTCCAAGTTCCTGTGACGACGCACCCACGCCGGGACCAGTGAGGCCACACGAGGGTCATCAAGAACGCTCTGCCGGTAAAGAGGATAATCCCGCTCATCGTCGTCGTTCCCGTTTCCAGTGGCACGATTGATGTAGATCGATTGCAAGCCGTCAACGTCATCAATGAGAGCCATATCTTCTGCACCTTCACCGTTTGTAGTCCATACCCTTATAGCAGCCCATCATCGAATGTGACCGAGCGCGTATGAACCCTGAACCCTGCCTGGCCCACTGCGATGCGCCGCTCGTGTTAATCCTACCGGCGAGATACTCCAGACCAAACTGTTGTAACTCCTGGGCGCCGTTTGTGTAGGAATAAGTCGTCGCCCCCGAAAGACTATAGAAGTTCTATACGCCAAGCATTATTCCGCTTATCGGAAAATCGGGATTTAATATCATAAAAACAAAACGCCACTCCGCCTATTGTTTACTACACAAACATATATATTTTTATAAAAATTGACAAATCAGACGCACCATTACTTAACATTCAACAAGTTAACGATTGAGACGATCCACACAATGACAAAAATCGCCAACCAAACCCGATAACAGTAACAATTACAGCCTACGAATGAAGCCAACGCCTTCTTGACGCCATCCACTCTTTGGACTTTCCTGAGACTTACATTTCAAAGACAGCGAGCTTTCAAAATGAACCCTCATGATCGACACAACGCGGCGCAACTCAACAAAAACAATGCCGATAGCGATTCGGCGTCTAAGACCCCCATCGAATTCTCCAATCAGGCCGAAAAAATCATAGCGACAATAATGAAACACAAAAGGCTCAAAGACTTGATGGAACGATTTTCGGGGCATCACTCCGTTTCGAGCCTAGATATCTATTTCGATGCTGCTATTCGAGATGAGAAATGAGTGCCTCCAAATGGATGTTGCACCACTTCCACCCTCTGATCGTCCATTCAGACTGTGAGTCCGCTCCTGAATGGTACTATCAACTGGCAGAGGAAAGGCTGCATTTGGACTTCGAAGGTGACTCTCTTTTAGCCTTACATTCAATCATAAAATTCGGCGGACTATCTCCACTTTACCCTCTCATACATGGAGATTTCATAGGCTCCGACCATAACGCTGCTTTGCACTTTTCCACGGGGGGTATCTACCCCACGATCCAGGGCGACTGGCGAGAGGAGTCGATTCACCAGC
This genomic window contains:
- a CDS encoding alpha/beta hydrolase, translating into MTVALINGRPISFTDTLDGDVAIVLSHGLFMDQSMFDAQVCVLRKHYRIITWDQRGHGQDASVTEPFSLWDSADDLSALLVHLNIDKAVLLGISQGGYVSLRAALRYPEKVQALVLIATHAGVEEENQKVVYSQLLSAWLENSLTDEIAQSVSVLILGTDKKLAEPWIKKWQTIDNSTLCLNFNALADRDDLAPALSKLQMPALVIWGNEDGAISIEQVRQLEAGITYCQFMEIDGAAHSVNMTHAEIVNTKIKKFLAEALS
- a CDS encoding acyl-CoA desaturase yields the protein MDSAARSPEVDQFSQDKAGRKDLKRKAISSPYFHRLQRKHFLLFDILPMFGVVLAGLLAFYIPVSALDIGLFIAFWALTGIGVSVGYHRYFTHRSFKAKPTVGVVLTILGSMAGQGALLSWVAMHRRHHELSDQPGDPHSPNLHGSGLAGLIKGLAHSHFMWMKEHDYPNVAYYSPDLIRDPLIAKTARHYYTWVFLGLLAPALLGGLLSQSLWGALSGFLWGGAIRMFVVGHIIWSINSLLHRFGTRPYQSKDFSRNGGLFGLVTFGESWHNNHHAFPESPSFGLQWSVFDPGYWFIRGLCLMGVAWDLRVPTLQRRTSRKKRNVQPL
- a CDS encoding PaaI family thioesterase; translation: MEVPQDFKPLFRSSPFLDLLGPFYYRENTEGFTIGIRVQEKHANARGLAHGGLFMALADVALGYSAAFSKDPPLKLVTTTLTTDFAGSAKIGDWLEAVVDIQKTGSRLVFANSYISAGDERVVRASASFLVVS
- a CDS encoding helix-turn-helix transcriptional regulator, producing MTTSTLCIRLKHARLSAGLSQEELGIRIGLEPASASARMNRYELGKRVPAPELIERVAVELDLPAAYFYAYHHDEAELLERYFRLSESGKERLMAYLNKLE
- a CDS encoding abortive infection family protein, whose amino-acid sequence is MALIDDVDGLQSIYINRATGNGNDDDERDYPLYRQSVLDDPRVASLVPAWVRRHRNLDQFWGFIQPKFEKYAERRKFIWDEFRALVDFAESNEGHPSDIAVSEALDRIDAEHVRIAWTKALERRSTDPEGAITMARSLLESVCKHILDEAGTSGHETTPDLNKLYKQTATLLNLTKAQHEEVVFKQILGGCTAVIEGLGALRNRLSDAHGKGKGGVKAAPRHAELAVNLAGSTALFLLATWEAKKGD